A region of Ursus arctos isolate Adak ecotype North America unplaced genomic scaffold, UrsArc2.0 scaffold_31, whole genome shotgun sequence DNA encodes the following proteins:
- the LOC113264492 gene encoding peptidyl-prolyl cis-trans isomerase A-like — protein sequence MVRPTVFFNIAVDSEPLGQVSFELFADKVPKTAENFPALSTREKGFGYKASCFHRIIPGSLRQGGDVTRHHGTGGRSICGQKADDENFILKHTGPGVLSMANAGPNTNGSRVFICTAKTEWLDGKCVVFGKVSEGRNIVDAMARFGSRNGRTGKKMTMADCGQI from the coding sequence ATGGTCCGTCCCACTGTGTTTTTCAACATTGCAGTGGACAGTGAGCCCCTGGGCCAGGTCTCCTTTGAGCTGTTTGCAGACAAAGTTCCAAAGACAGCAGAGAATTTTCCTGCTCTGAGCACCAGGGAGAAAGGATTTGGTTATAAAGCTTCCTGCTTTCACAGGATTATTCCGGGCTCTCTGCGCCAGGGTGGTGACGTCACCCGCCATCATGGCACTGGCGGCCGGTCCATCTGTGGGCAGAAAGCTGATGATGAGAATTTCATCCTGAAGCACACGGGTCCTGGCGTCTTGTCCATGGCAAATGCTGGACCCAACACAAACGGTTCCAGGGTTTTCATCTGCACTGCCAAGACTGAGTGGTTGGATGGCAAGTGTGTGGTCTTTGGCAAGGTGAGTGAGGGCAGGAATATTGTGGACGCCATGGCACGCTTTGGGTCCAGGAATGGCAGGACCGGCAAGAAGATGACCATGGCTGACTGTGGACAAATCTAA